The genomic interval CAGATAGGAGGGGTCCTCGTCGTCGCAGTTCTCCTCGTGTTTTTTCGCGTCCTCCCGGTCGTCGAACATGAGGCCGCAGGTCTCGCACTTGTACCAGGTCATCTCGTCGCGCTCGGTAGAGACCACCATGTGAGACAATCTAACGTCCGAGGGTAAATTGTTTTCGTGGGACAGGTCCGGCTAGCTAGCGGTCGTCGTGTCGCCGTCCACGACTCCTCGTCACTGACACTGATTTCAGTGACAGCTGCGTGACCAACGGGAACCCTCAAGAGGAACGGAGAGCTAGCCGCTGACATGAGCGGGGAACGCGACGGCAGTGTTGAACTCACGGTCGAAGGGGCACACAAGCGCGACGCCGGCCGCGGTATCGCGCGCCTGCCCGAGTCCGTGCGGAGCGAACTCGGCGTGTTGAGCGGCTCCCCCGTCATCATCGAGGGCGAACAGATGACCGTAGTGAAGGTGTGGCCCGGCGACACGGACGGCTCGACGGTCCGCATCGACTCGGACACGCGGGCCAACGCGGGCGTCAACATCGGTGACACCGTCCGGGTCCGGGCCGGCTCCGTGACCGAGGCGGCGGACATCAGCATCCAGCCCATGGAGCCGCTGCCGGGGACAGACGAGTACGCCCACATGGTCCGGACGCGGCTTGTCGACCAGATGGTCCAGGCGGGCGAGCGGACCCACATCGACGGGCTGGGGACGTTCCTCGTCCGGACGACCGAGCCGGACGGCGCGGTGCGAGTGACGCCCCAGACAGCGGTGACTGTCCTGCCGACGATCGACGAACCGGACGACAGCGGCGACACCGGCAGCTCGTCGGTGCCCACACAGACCCAGTCGGCCGACGCGGAGACCGGCGTCAGCTACGAGGACATCGGCGGGTTGGACGACGAACTGGACCACATCCGCGAGATGATAGAGATGCCGCTCTCGGAGCCCCAGCGGTTCCGGGAGCTGGGTATCGACCCGCCCAGCGGCGTTCTGTTGCACGGGCCGCCCGGCACCGGCAAGACGCTCATCGCAAAGGCTGTCGCCAACGAGGTCGACGCCTACTTCGACACCATCTCCGGCCCAGAAATCGTCTCGAAGTACAAGGGCGAGAGTGAGGAGCGACTGCGGGAGGCCTTCGAGCGCGCCGAGGAGAACTCCCCCGCGATCCTCTTCGTCGACGAAATCGACTCCATCGCCGGCTCGCGCGACGAGGACGCGGACATGGAGAACCGCGTGGTCGCCCAGCTCCTGACGCTGATGGACGGGCTCGAAGACCGCGGGCGCGTCGTCGTTATCGGCGCGACCAACCGCGTCGACGCCGTCGACCAGGCGCTGCGACGCGGCGGGCGCTTCGACCGCGAGATCGAGATCGGCGTGCCCGGAGAGGGCGGCCGCCGCGAGATTCTGGACGTCCACACCCGCGAGATGCCTATCGCCGACGACGTCGATCTAGACCGCATCGCCGCCCAGACGCACGGGTTCGTCGGCGCGGACCTGGCGTCGCTGACGACCGAGGCGGCGATGTCCTCCCTGCGAGCCGACCGCGCGGAGAGCGAGGTGACCCAGTCGGACTTCGACGCGGCGCTTGCCCTCGTCGACCCGAGCGCCATGCGGGAGTACGTCGCCGAGTCCCCCGCGGTCTCGTTCGACGACGTGGGCGGGCTCAGCGAGGTCAAGCAGACGCTCACGGAGGCTATCGAGTGGCCGCTGGAATACGGTGAGCTGTTCTCGGCGACCAACACCGACCCGCCAAGTGGTATCCTGCTGTACGGCCCGCCGGGAACCGGCAAGACGCTGCTGGCCCGGGCCGTCGCCGGCGAGAGCGACGTGAACTTCATCCACGTCGCCGGCCCCGAGATTATGGACCGCTACGTCGGCGAGAGCGAGGAGGCCGTCAGGGAGCTGTTCGAGCGCGCCCGACAGACCGCCCCGAGCATCATCTTCCTCGACGAGATCGACGCCATCGCCAGCCACCGCGGACAGGGCAACGAGGTGACCGAGCGGGTCGTCTCACAGCTGCTCGCGGAGCTCGACGGTATCACCGAGAACCCGAACCTCGTCGTGCTCGCGGCGACGAACCGCCGGGACATGATAGACGACGCGCTGCTCCGGCCGGGCCGACTCGAACAGCACGTCGAGGTGCCCGACCCGGACGCCGAGGCTCGCGAGGAGATTCTGTCGGTCCACACCCGCGGGAAACCCCTCGCCGACGACGTGTCGGTCGCGGAGCTGGCAGCCGACTTGGAGGGGGTCTCCGGCGCGGAGCTGGAGGCCGTGGTCCGCGAGGCCTCGATGCTCGCCATCCGCGAGATGGCCGAAGAGATGGGGCCGGCGGAAGCCAGCGAGCGGGCCGACGAGGTGCGTATCACGGGCGCGCACTTCCGGCGTGCGCTGGAGCGGGCACGCGACCGCTGAGGTCGGGACGGGGCGCGCGAGTTACTGTCACCCGACAGATGGTTTGAGATACGGAGCGACGAATAGCGAAAGGCGGCGTCGCTGGCGAGGTGTCGTGAAAGGCTGTCCGGACAGCCTTTGGCGGACGAGCGACGCCGTGTGGCCGAGCAGCGAGACGGGCTAAGTAACCGGCATCGACGTGAAAAGCGCCTTGCCGGCGATAGAGGGTAACGGATGCATGGACAAAAAAGGCGCGGTTGGACCGGGCTAGCCGAGGTCGCCCCGCCTATCGGCGAGCGCCGGGAACTCGGACCGGACGGCCGACACCTTCTCCGGCGTCACCGTCGCGGTGACGAGCGCGGCGTCGTCGTCCGCACTGGCCAGCGTCGTCCCCCACGGGTCGTACACCGTCGAGCGGCCCAGTAGCTCCGCCTCCTCGAACCGGCCGACGCCGTTGGCCGCGGCGACGTAGCACTGGTTCTCGACCGCCCGAGCGCGGGGGAGCAGTCGCCAGTGTTCGACCCGGGGGTAGGGCCACGCGCTCGGGACCAGCACCAGTGTCACGCCGTCGTCGACCAGCCGGCGGTACAGCTCCGGGAACCGGAGGTCGTAACAGGTCGTGACCCCGACGGTAAAGCCCGCGAAATCCACCGTCGGGACGGAGTCGCCGGCCACCAGCAGCTCCGATTCCGCCGAATCGTACCCGAAGAGGTGCTGTTTGCGGTACACCGCCCGGCGCTCCCCCGCTCGGTCGATGAACACGGAAGTGTTTGCCAGACCCTCCGGGGCCGGCACGTCGTGGCCATCGGCCGCCGACAGTTCGAGGTCCTCGACGAAACTGCCGGCCAGCACGGCGATGTCGTGCTCGGCCGCGAGGGACTGCAGCTCGGTGAGCGTCTCCCCGCCTATCCCCTCGGCGCTTCGGGCGTAGGCCTCGAACGCGAAGTAGCCGACCGTGAACAGCTCCGGCAGGACGACGAGCTCACAGCCGTCGGCGGCCGCCCGCTCGACGGCGTCGACTGCCCGGCGCCGGTTGCCCGACAGGTCGGCCGGCTCGACCGCCATCTGGGCGAGTGCGAGCTTCATGCTTCGACTTCGAGATACTCCCTGAGCGCCCGTTCGAGGTTCTGTAGCTCCTCGTCGAGGTTCCGCTTGAAAAAGCGCTCCACGCCGGGTAACTTCCCGTCGACGACGAAGCGGTTCGTCACCCGGGTGCCGCCGTCGTCCGTCAGTTCGAGCTCCTGTTCCCCCTGGACACGCATCACCTTCGAGCGGCCGATAAAACGGACGTACTCCGGTTCGCGTATCTCGACGTCTTCGGTCTCGACCGCGATGGTCCTGTCGACGACGGGTATGGGAAGCGAGATGTGCCAGGTCGCGCGGCCGTCGTCGTGAATCTCCCAGTCTTTCACGACGCTTATCGGTCGGGCACGCTGGTCGGGGTCGCCGATGAACTCCCAGACGCGTTCGGGGCTGGCCGCCACTGTCATCGTTCGTTCGACCCGGACAGTCATATCCTGAATCGGGGGTGCACCCGGATGAATCCACCGACTGGGACGACGGTTAGCTCGTGGTGACGCGCCACGTCGTCGAGCGGGCTCGGCCCCACTTCTCGATGTCTACCTCGTCGGCTTCCTCGGCGAGTCGCGGGAGCCGGGCGCCGACCTGCTTCGAAGAGAGGCCGAGCTGAGAGGCGATGTTCTTCGCGCGGAAATAGCTCTCTCCGCGCGAGACGCTTTCCCGGAGATACTCCAGAATGCGTCGGTCCTCCTCGCTGAAATCGACCATAGTCCAGATACGTGCTGCGCGTTATTAATGGTTGCTTTTAGCACATCAGTCGGCGTAGACGTGAACGGCCACGAGCGCCAGCGAGGCGGCCACTATTGCGACACCGAAGGCCAGACCGCTGTTTGTCAACAGGCCGGCTGTTTCGAGTCCCTGTGCGTCCCGAATCGCGTAGTTGTAGCTGCTGATTGCGGTCATGGCCGCAGCCCCGAGCGCGACGACGCCAAACAGCGCGCCGAGCCCCACACCCATGTCGGAAGCCGACTCAGTTGTCATGGGGACTGGTTCCGCCCTGGCGCACTTAGTTCATTCGGGGGCGGCCACAGGACATATCACGTCTCGACAGGGACGACGAGTAATGGTAGCACTCGGGCGGTCGGGAAAGGTCGGCGTCGTCGCGCTCGTCCTCGTCGGGAGTATCGGCGGGGCGTTCGCGGTCGGACTCGTGGGTACACCCGGCGTCGAGACTGTCGAGAACCGGTTTACCGACATCTCGGCGAACACGACGACCATCGGGACGACGCTCACGGTGTCGAACCCCAACCCGGTCGGCGTCACGCTCGGCGGGACGGCCATCGAGTACACCATCTCGATGAACGACGTGGCGGTCGCGAGCGGCGAGAAGACGGGTATCGCGCTGACCCGTGGCAACTCGACGCTCGATTTCAGTACCCGGATGCGAAACAGCGAGATTCCGCCGTGGTGGACCACCCACATCGCGAACGGCGAGCGGACGACGGTCCACATCGACGCCACCGTCAGCGACTCGCTGGTCGGCGAACAGTCGTTCTCGTTCACCCAGAACCGGACTATCCAGACCGATATCCTGGGCGCGTTCAACACCACCGAGACCCGGCCGGTCGACGCGAACGTGCCGTTCGTCTCGGACCCGGTGTTGTACGTCAACGAGACGCGGGGTTCCTGGGACAGGGAGAACCTCACCCGCTCGGAGACGCCGCTCGACACCGAGTTCGACGTGTACAACCCGAAGCCGGTGCCCTACACCGTCACCAGAGTCGGTTACACGACCTACATGAACGACGTTCGCGTCGGTTCGGGTGAGACGAAGCGGGGCTACTTCATCGGGCCGGGCGAGCGCGAGACCGTGGGAGTCGACACGCGCATTCGGACGGACAGCCTCGACCGGTGGTGGGTGAGCCACCTCCAGCGCAACCAGAACACCGAGCTGTACATCGACTTCTACCTCGTCCTCGAAGCCGGGGGCGAGCGGTTCCGGGTCGACCTCGACGCCATCGACTACGAGAAGCCTATCGAGACGGATATCTTCGGTACCAAGGCGTCGTCCCCCACTGGCAACGCGACGGCGGGCGGTGCCCCGAGCGACGGAAGTCCCGACGAGGACGGGGGCGACGCTGCCGAGGGAACGCCGACTCCGTCCGAGGGGACCGAATCCGGTGACGGTGGCCTCCTCGGCGGCGGGCTCTGACTACTGAATCGTCGTGTGTTCGGACTCCTCGTCGAGTGCGAGGTTCGTCGCAATTTCCGCGTTCCGGACGGCGTACTCGGCGGTCTGCTGGAGACTCACCAGCACTTCACGCACCTGTAGCAGGCTCTCGTTGCTCATCTCCGGCAGGTCGCTGAGGATATCGTGTTCCTTGTCGCCGATCTCGGAGTAGCTCTTGCGGACCTGAATCGCGGTGTCGTAGTTGCGCTCGACGGCGGCCTGCACGGCGAGTTCGGTTATCTCGTTTACCTCCTCGGTGAAATCCCGGATGCGCCGCATCGTGGAGCTGTCGACGTCCAGCGAGTGGTCGTCGGCCTCCAGCGCGATTTCGGCGATGTCCTCGGCGTTGTCCGCCGTCAGCTCGAGGTTCTTCGCGATGGAGCGGTAGCCGATGAGCGGGAAGCCGTCGTCGAGTCCCACGGCCCGCGCGAGGTTGGGGTTCTGGTAGGAGGTGAAGATGAGCCGCAACAGGAGGACGAATATCTTGTTGGCCTGCCGTTCGCGGTTCAGCGCTCGCTGGGCGAGGTCGGGGTTGCCGTGAGCCAGCGCCTTGACTGCCTCGTTGCGCATCGTCGAGCCGGTCGATTCGAGCCGTTCGAGGAGGTTATCCAGCGTGAAGTCCTCGGGGTCGACCGAACACCGGATGGTGATGCGGTTGGGCGTCTCCTCGATGACGCCCAGCCCCATCAGCTGGGTCTCGGCGTTGTAGACGGCGTTGATGTGGGCCGATTCGAGCGTCTGGTCCTCGGGCGCCTCGACGTGGATGATGCGGCGGCCGAGGACGTACTGGGCGACGATAGCCCGCTCGACGGCGGCGGCATCCAGATTCTCCGCGTGGATGATCGCCTCGGACTCCTCTGTCTGTACGGATTCGGGCATCACCGTCAGCGTCCCCTTCCCACCCATCCGCAGCGACACTTCGTCTCCCTTCTCGACGTCGTGGGCGCTCGCCCATTCGGCCGGCAGCGTCATCGCCAGCGTCGACGGTCCGAGTCGTTGGACTTTCCGCGTTTCCATATGACCTTGGTTATTCGCGATAGACCTTAATCTTCACTATACACCATATAATCTGCCGGTGAGAATACAATCGCTTGAAACGACGGCCGCTCGGGACACAGCCGTCACGCGACGACCTCGATGAGTCGGCGTTCGTACCGACCGACGCGGACCTGAAGCCAGCCGCTGAGTTCGTCGTCGAGCTCCGGGTCGCCGGTGTCGACCCGCAGGGACCCCAGCTGGTCGAGCTTCCGCCGGGAGGCGACCACCTCGACGTCGCAGCGCTCGACGACCGCCGGGGAGAGCTGCTGGTTTCCCCGGCCGAAGACGAACCCCTGCCCGCCGATGGGCGAGACGACGATGAGGTTCCGGTCGCCCAGCGCGTCGAGGATGTCCGACTCGGCGGCGTCCAGCGCGACGACCTCACCGTCCCGCCAGACGTCGACGCCGAGCGTCGTTCCCTCGAAGCCCAGCCGTTCCTTGATGGCGCCGACCGTGCTGCCCGGCCCGAGGACGTAGGTGACGCCCGACTCGACGCTCTCGGCGACGCCCTCGGCGAGCGTCTCGACGGTGCCCCCGCCGAGCTGCTTGGCGGACTGGCGCTGCTGGGCGACCGGGACCGTCCCCACGGCGCGCAGCTCCGTCACCACCTCGCCGCCCCGGAACGCGTCCTCGTCGATGTCGTTGACCTCCGCGGGTTCGGTCTCGGAGAACGTCGCGACGATGCGCCCCGCCGCTCGCGGCGAGACGCCGAAGACCGACGAGTACACCTTGACGCCGGCGGGCACGCCGAGCATCGGCGTGTCGTCGTCCAGCTCTTCGAGCGTCTCGGCCACGTCGACGGCGGTGCCGTCACCCCCGACGAAGAGGATACAGTCGACCCCGCGGTCGGCAAAGGCCCTGACTGCCGCCCGCGTGTCCGCGCTCGTCGTCGCGTCGGGGGTATCGGGCTCGCCGACGACGATCGGTTCAAAGCCCGCCGCCCGGGCGATGGACTCGCCCATGGGGTCCCCGTACGTCAGCAGTTCGAGCTCCCGGCCGACCTCGGCCAGGGAGTCGAGGGCGTCTCGGGCCCGGTCCGGCGCCCGCTGGTCCGCGCCCCGCGCCCGTGCCTCCGCGACCTTCCCGTCGGTTCCCTTCAGGCCGACGCGGCCCCCCATCCCGGCGATGGGGTTGACGACGACAGCGATACGGCGCATACCTCGCTTACTGCACCCGGCGGCAAAAGGGGCCCGGGAGCGTGGCTCACGGACCGGTGTAGATTACGTCCGGATTGCGCCCGAAGTCGGTGCATATCGGTCACTCACTACAGCAATCCGTATCATTGAAGACAGCGGCCACAGAAGGGGCGGTATGCTCCAACCTCTCGCGACGGGCGTTCAGCCCGACGTCATCAACGCCGCCGGCGCCTTCGTCAGTCTCGGCGGCATCGCACTGACTTTCGGGTGGCTGGCCTACCTCTACCGGTAGTCACGCCGCCGCGCCTTCGTCTCACTCCTCGACCGGGTCGACCCGTTCGCGCAGCCACGCCGCCGCTTCCTCGACAGCCTCGGGGTCGGTCCCCGCGAACCTGACGGTGACGTACTCGCCGGGGTAGCTCCCGATTTTCACCGGAAACAGCTGTCTGACGCTGTCCATCCGGTCCAGCAGGGCGCTCTCCGGTTCGGCCGCGTCGACCGTGACGACGTGGCGCTGCTCGCCGGAGAACTCGTCGGCCACCTCGGCGAACATCCGCTTCATCTCGGTGGGGACCCCGGGCAGGACGTAGCAGTTCTCGATGACACAGCCCGGTGCGACGCCCTCGTGGTTCGGGACGGGACTGCTTCCCGCTGGCACCTCGCCGGTCCCCTCGGCCAGGTCCGCCCGGCTGTAGCCGCCGTGTTCGGCCAGCCACGCTAACGCCTCCTCGCTCTCGACGACCGGCTGCCCGAAGGCGGCCGCGACGCCCTCGATGGTCACGTCGTCGTGTGTCGGACCGAGCCCGCCGGTGACGATGACGGCGTCGTAGTCGGCGTGGTACTCGTTGACGACGCGGGCGATATCGGCGGTCCGGTCGGGAACGACGGTCGTTCGCTCGACGGTGACACCGCGGTCCCGCAGCTGTTCGCCCAGCCACGCAGCGTTCGTGTTGACCGTCTCGCCGACGAGCAGTTCGTCCCCGACTGTGACCACCGCGACGCGCATGGCCCCGGCTAGGGCTGCCGGCTACAAATACTGTCGGACCTGTCGATAGAGTCGTCGGAAACCGCGGCTCACAGTCAGTCGCGGGTGTCGTTCGCTGAGGACGTTCCGGCCAGCAGCGCCGCTCCGGAGGACGGTCAGTATTGGTCGAAGTCACTCACGACATCCGTTCCGGGATTCGAGAGCTGTGTCCCCAGAAACTCGGCGGTCCGGTCGTACGTCGCCTCGTAGTGAGCGCCGGCGAACGGGAAGCCGTGCCCGCCGGGGACGACGCGGTGTTCGACCGTCGTCAGCGGCTCCAGCGTCTCGGCCAGGACCGCAGATTGCTGGGGCGAGACGACGCCGTCGTCCTCGCCGTGGAGCAACAGCGTCGGGGGCATCGACATGTCGGCCTGCTCGACCGGCGAGGCGAGGTCGTAGGCCGCGGGTAGCTCCGCCGGCGAACCGCCCAGATACGCCTCGCTGCGGTCGCCCGGATTCAGCCGGAAATCGTAGATGCCGCTGTAGCCGACCACCGCCGACAGGGCCGACGACGCGCCGGGGTACTGCTCGGGTTCCAGCGCCGGGTCGTCGGCCGTCGCCGCCGCCAGCACCGCCAGATTCGCGCCGGCGGAGTGGCCGACGGCGGCGACACGCTGCGGGTCCGCCTGCTCGCACTCGGTGCGACACCACTCGATAGCGGCCTTCACGTCGACCAGCGCGGCCGGGAATGTCCACTCGGGCGCCAGGCGATACTGCGGTTCGACGACCAGGTAGCCGGCCTCGGCGAGGTCGATGGCCTGGCGGGCGAACTCGCCTTTGTCGCCGACCGTGAAGCCGCCGCCGCGGACGAGGACGGCGGCCGGTTTCTGCCCGGTCGCCGCGGCGTCTTCGTACGCGTCGAGTCGCAGCGTCTCGCCGGCGACCTCGTGGAACGGGATGTCCCGGCGTACCGTGACAGTCATCTCCTCGCGTTCGTTCACGGCTGAGAGTCGGGCGAGGGAGATAAAAACGCGTCGGGGTCACAGGCGACCGACGCCGCCCGCACTGCCGGAAGGGCAGTGTCCCCGAAGGCGTCGGGGTCACAGGCGACCGACGCCGCCCGCACTGCCGGAAGGGCAGTGTCCCCGAAGGCGTCGGGGTCACGGACGACCGACGCCGCTCGTACTGCCGAGAGGGTAGTGTCCCCGAAGGCGTCCGGTCTCAGCCCTCGATTGCGTTCGATGGTTGCCAGCGGTTCGGAACGAATCTCACGGATACCAAGAACTGTTAGCATGCGACGATAGCCGGCCGCTCGCTGTCGAATCTGCGTCCCGACGACTCGACAAACTGACTCGTCGCCTCGGCGTGGCCGTTCGTGACAGCGTGACAGAACGTACCGGTAGAACAAAGCGGGGAAAGAAACCATGATTAGAGACTAATGTACGAGCGGTTCGTTCTCTCGCTCTACGTTCTCAGCGGACTCTCCACCGTCTTCATCTGGCTGGCCTGGCGCAAGCGCACCGACCCCGGCGGGACGCCGATGGTGGTGTTCTACCTCGCGCTGGCGGTGGGCGCTGTCGCCTACGCCCGCGATATCACCGCGACGACGCTGGGAACGCAGCTGCTCTACCGTCAGATAGCGACCGTCGCACAGGGGACCGTCGCCATCGCGTGGCTCTACGCCGCGCTCCAGTACGCGAACTTCGACCGGTCGCTGACCCGTCGCGTCGTGGGCGTTCTCTCGCTCGACCCGCTGTTGCTCACAGTGGGCTTTCTCCTGCCCGGGGTCACCTTCTTCCGGACGCCGCCGACGGGGACGACCGGCTCGCTACTGCACGCTCAGGCGACCCAGCTCACGCCGCTTTTCCTCCTGCACATGGGGACCATCCTCGTCACCGCGCTGGCCGGGACGCTCGTCCTCATCCAGCTGTTTCTCCGGTCGCGCCACCTCTACCGAACCCAGGCGGCGGCGGTCCTCGTCGCGGCGCTGACCCCGTGGACCATCGCGCTCAGCCAGCAGTACTTCCTCCAGATCCCGGAGGACGCCACTATCTTCGCGTGGGGTATCTCCGGCGTCGCCATGACCGCCGGGCTGTACACGTTCAAGACACTGGACCCGGTTCCGGCCGCACAGTCGACCATCGTCGAGACGATGGGCGACGGCACCGTCGTCCTCGATATGGACGGGCGTATCAGCGACATCAACCCCGCAGCCGAGGCCCTCCTGAACGACGGCGACGCCCCTGTCGTGGGTCGTCACATCGGGGCCGTCGTCGACGGCTGGGAGGCGTTACACGAGGGCGAATCCGGCCACCGCGACTGGGAAGAGCTGTCACTGACCGTGGACGGTGACGAGCGGTTCCTGGAGGTCGAGACGACGTCGTTCACCGACCGGTTCGACGACGAGGTCGGGACCCTCGTCGTACTGCGTGACATCACCGACCGGAAGCGGCGCGAACAGCGCCTCGAACAGTACAAGCTCATCTTCGATTCGGTCACCGAACCGGTGTACGTGCTGGACGACGACGGACGCATCCTCCGCTACAACGACCCCTTCGCCGACCTCGTTGGCTGTGACGGGACGGCGCTCGTGGGCGAGCCGATCACCGTCGTGCTCGGGCCGGAGCCGGCGGCCACCGACGGCGGGTTCAGCGACCGCATGGAGACGACAATCAGGACAGATTCCGGGGCGGAGGTCCCCTGCGAGCTCGACCTGGCGCCGGTGGCGCTCGACGACGGCGCGACCGGCCGGGTCGGCATCATCCGGGACATCAGCCGGCGGAAGGCCATCGAGTCGGAGCTGGCCGAGGCGACCGAGCGGCTAGAGACGCTGGTCGAAGCGTCACCCCTGGCGATAATCGCCCACGACACCGAGGGGGTCGTCGACGTGTGGAACCCCGCGGCCGAGTCGCTGTTCGGCTGGAGCGCCGACGAGGTCCGGGGCTCGACACTCCCCATCGTCCCGGCGGAACGGGAGAGGGAGCTGCTGGACCACCACGACCGCGTGCAGTCGGGCGAACCTCTCACCGGCTGGGAGACGGAGCTGCGCTGCAAGGACGGCCAGCGGGTGCCAGCGGCGGTCTCCGCGGCCCCGATACGGGACGGCGACGGCGAGGTCGTCGGTACCGTCGCGATAATCGCGGACATCAGCGAGCGGAAAGCCCGTCAGCGGCAGCTCGAACGGCAGAACGAACGGCTGGAGGAGTTCGCCAGTCTCGTGAGCCACGACCTCCGGAACCCGCTGCAGGTGGCCAGTGGGCATCTAGCGCTGGCGAAGACGGCCGACGGCGACGCCGCGGCCCACATCGAAGACGCGGAAGCCGCGCTGGACCGGATGGAGACGCTCATCGAGGACACGCTCTCGCTCGCCAAACAGGGCCGTGACATCGGCTCGACGGAGCGGACACCCCTTGCCACCCTCGCCGAGCGGGCGTGGGCGAACGTGACGACCGAGGGCGGCTCGCTGACGCTCGCTGAGCCACCGACCGTCGACTGTGACCCCGACCGCGTCGTCGAACTGCTCGAGAACCTCTTCAGCAACGCGATAACGCACGGTCGCCCGGCCGGAGGCGACCCGGTCACCGTCACCGTCGGTCCGCTCGACGGGGGGTTCTACGTCGCGGACGACGGCTCCGGTATCCCGGACGACGA from Halomicroarcula saliterrae carries:
- a CDS encoding PAS domain S-box protein; the encoded protein is MYERFVLSLYVLSGLSTVFIWLAWRKRTDPGGTPMVVFYLALAVGAVAYARDITATTLGTQLLYRQIATVAQGTVAIAWLYAALQYANFDRSLTRRVVGVLSLDPLLLTVGFLLPGVTFFRTPPTGTTGSLLHAQATQLTPLFLLHMGTILVTALAGTLVLIQLFLRSRHLYRTQAAAVLVAALTPWTIALSQQYFLQIPEDATIFAWGISGVAMTAGLYTFKTLDPVPAAQSTIVETMGDGTVVLDMDGRISDINPAAEALLNDGDAPVVGRHIGAVVDGWEALHEGESGHRDWEELSLTVDGDERFLEVETTSFTDRFDDEVGTLVVLRDITDRKRREQRLEQYKLIFDSVTEPVYVLDDDGRILRYNDPFADLVGCDGTALVGEPITVVLGPEPAATDGGFSDRMETTIRTDSGAEVPCELDLAPVALDDGATGRVGIIRDISRRKAIESELAEATERLETLVEASPLAIIAHDTEGVVDVWNPAAESLFGWSADEVRGSTLPIVPAERERELLDHHDRVQSGEPLTGWETELRCKDGQRVPAAVSAAPIRDGDGEVVGTVAIIADISERKARQRQLERQNERLEEFASLVSHDLRNPLQVASGHLALAKTADGDAAAHIEDAEAALDRMETLIEDTLSLAKQGRDIGSTERTPLATLAERAWANVTTEGGSLTLAEPPTVDCDPDRVVELLENLFSNAITHGRPAGGDPVTVTVGPLDGGFYVADDGSGIPDDEADLVFESGFTTEDAGTGLGLDIVQTIADAHGWTVDVTGSEHGGARFEFTGVESR